From a single Falco peregrinus isolate bFalPer1 chromosome 10, bFalPer1.pri, whole genome shotgun sequence genomic region:
- the SAMD13 gene encoding sterile alpha motif domain-containing protein 13: MLTVDMENKENGSLDVKNSVENGRPPDPADWAVTDVVNYFRTAGFEEQANAFQEQEIDGKSLLLMTRNDVLTGLSLKLGPALKIYEYHVKPLQTQHLKNNSL; encoded by the exons ATGCTAACTGTTGAcatggaaaacaaggaaaatggcTCTCTGGATGTCAAAAA TTCAGTAGAGAATGGGAGACCGCCGGATCCTGCTGACTGGGCTGTTACCGATGTTGTGAATTATTTCAGAACAGCTGGATTTGAGGAGCAAGCCAATGCTTTTCAAGAACAG GAAATTGATGGCAAATCATTACTGTTGATGACAAGAAATGATGTACTGACTGGACTTTCATTAAAACTGGGGCCTGCGCTGAAAATCTATGAATATCACGTAAAACCTCTACAGACACAACATCTAAAGAACAACTCTTTATAG